Proteins encoded within one genomic window of Thermococcus celer Vu 13 = JCM 8558:
- a CDS encoding (2Fe-2S)-binding protein, with amino-acid sequence MAGKRIVCRCNDVTAEEIEALIDSGVTDIEEIKRLLRVGMGPCQGRTCLPIVIGILARKTGKRLEEIPLPKARVPVRPVRVEAITGGADE; translated from the coding sequence ATGGCGGGAAAGAGGATAGTCTGCCGCTGTAACGACGTCACCGCCGAGGAAATCGAGGCGCTCATCGATTCCGGCGTCACGGACATCGAGGAGATCAAGAGGCTCCTTCGCGTTGGGATGGGGCCCTGCCAGGGGAGGACCTGTCTCCCCATCGTCATCGGAATACTCGCCAGAAAGACAGGGAAAAGGCTGGAGGAGATACCGCTACCCAAAGCGAGGGTTCCCGTCCGGCCGGTTCGCGTGGAGGCCATAACGGGTGGTGCCGATGAGTAA